One Megasphaera elsdenii DSM 20460 genomic window carries:
- the rsxC gene encoding electron transport complex subunit RsxC, whose protein sequence is MLNTFKRGGVHPDDGKIYAKDKAIETPAVPAQVVIPMSQHFGAPCTPTVKVGDLVKKGQLIGTSDAFLHADIHASTSGKVIKVAPMPHNMMVKCMAVVIEADGKDEWAEGIPQAHDWKQLDSKEILELIKKAGVVGCGGATFPAHVKLAPNKPVDTFIVNGAECEPYLTCDYRAMVEKETTDKLVTGVQICMKVLGVKKAFIGIEDNKPEAIQNLTEAFKDIPEVTVLACKTKYPQGAEKMMIEACTGRQVEPGGLPMNVGCVVSNVGTVIAITDAVCQGIPFIERLTTVTGDCIKEPKNLRLRIGTTFQEAIDYCGGFSKQPDRLIAGGPMMGLAQYQLDVPITKGASGILALSPEKCQVGEESPCIRCGRCVEACPMGLIPSQLSIFSSCQAWDKCMEYGVMNCVECGSCVYTCPAKRNIVQYIRNAKGQCKAIQRAAQAKAEAQKAKN, encoded by the coding sequence ATGTTGAATACCTTTAAAAGAGGTGGGGTCCATCCTGACGATGGCAAGATCTATGCAAAAGACAAAGCCATAGAAACCCCGGCAGTACCGGCTCAAGTCGTCATTCCCATGAGCCAGCACTTTGGTGCGCCTTGTACGCCGACCGTCAAAGTCGGTGACCTGGTCAAGAAAGGCCAGCTTATCGGGACGAGTGACGCATTCTTGCATGCCGACATCCATGCATCTACGTCCGGCAAAGTCATCAAAGTTGCGCCTATGCCGCACAACATGATGGTTAAGTGCATGGCTGTCGTCATCGAAGCAGATGGCAAAGATGAATGGGCAGAAGGGATTCCTCAGGCTCACGACTGGAAACAGCTCGACAGCAAGGAAATCTTGGAACTCATCAAGAAGGCCGGCGTCGTCGGCTGCGGCGGTGCTACCTTCCCGGCTCATGTCAAACTGGCTCCGAACAAACCGGTCGATACGTTCATCGTCAACGGTGCTGAATGCGAACCGTACCTGACCTGCGACTATCGCGCCATGGTTGAAAAGGAAACGACGGACAAACTCGTCACGGGCGTCCAGATCTGCATGAAAGTCCTCGGCGTCAAGAAAGCATTCATCGGCATCGAAGACAATAAGCCCGAAGCCATCCAGAACCTGACCGAAGCTTTCAAAGATATTCCTGAAGTTACTGTTCTCGCTTGCAAGACGAAGTACCCTCAGGGCGCTGAAAAGATGATGATCGAAGCCTGCACAGGCCGTCAGGTCGAACCGGGCGGACTTCCTATGAACGTCGGCTGCGTCGTCAGCAACGTCGGTACGGTCATTGCCATCACCGATGCTGTCTGTCAGGGCATCCCCTTCATCGAACGTCTTACGACCGTCACCGGTGACTGCATCAAAGAACCGAAGAACCTCCGTCTCCGCATTGGCACGACTTTCCAGGAAGCCATCGATTACTGCGGCGGCTTCTCCAAACAGCCGGATCGCCTGATCGCCGGCGGCCCGATGATGGGTCTGGCCCAGTATCAGCTCGATGTACCGATCACCAAAGGGGCTTCCGGTATCCTGGCTCTCTCTCCGGAAAAATGCCAGGTCGGCGAAGAATCTCCGTGCATCCGTTGCGGCCGCTGCGTAGAAGCATGTCCGATGGGCCTCATTCCGAGCCAGCTCAGCATCTTCTCGTCCTGCCAGGCATGGGATAAATGCATGGAATACGGCGTCATGAACTGTGTCGAATGTGGCAGCTGTGTCTACACCTGCCCGGCAAAACGTAACATTGTCCAGTATATCCGCAATGCGAAAGGCCAGTGCAAAGCTATCCAGCGCGCAGCGCAGGCTAAAGCTGAAGCACAGAAAGCCAAGAACTAA
- a CDS encoding RnfABCDGE type electron transport complex subunit D translates to MSPEAKGQTNGKDAKDMQEFKLTVASSPHVRCNETIPKIMWNVVAALVPAAAFGVYYFGVNALVNIIVAIVSAVVFEFLWEKLMHKRVTITDGSAVITGLLLAMCCPPSLPWWMSIVGSFLAIVVCKQAMGGLGYNIFNPAHVGRAGLMVSWPIAMTTWTQLNGTVVDGVAGATPLNVFKHGGTDALFNLFGTNDWGTIYQSLFFGFRNGSLGETSTVLLILGGLWLIYKGYINWQVPVIMIATVGILMGAIYGSANVALFEMMAGGLIIGAFFMATDMVTAPITLKGQMIFALGCGLITVLIRTLGGYPEGVCYSILLMNTLTPLIDRLVKPTVFGAVKKGAK, encoded by the coding sequence ATGAGTCCAGAAGCTAAAGGACAAACAAATGGAAAGGATGCTAAAGACATGCAGGAATTTAAACTTACCGTAGCATCTTCACCGCATGTTCGCTGTAACGAAACCATTCCTAAAATCATGTGGAATGTCGTCGCCGCCCTTGTACCGGCTGCTGCGTTCGGCGTCTACTATTTCGGTGTTAATGCTCTCGTCAATATCATCGTCGCAATTGTCTCGGCAGTTGTATTCGAATTTTTATGGGAAAAACTGATGCACAAACGCGTCACCATCACAGATGGTTCTGCCGTCATCACGGGCCTTCTCCTGGCTATGTGCTGCCCGCCGAGCCTTCCCTGGTGGATGAGCATCGTCGGTTCCTTCCTGGCAATCGTCGTTTGTAAACAGGCCATGGGCGGCCTTGGCTACAACATCTTCAACCCGGCTCACGTTGGCCGTGCTGGCTTGATGGTTTCCTGGCCGATTGCCATGACGACCTGGACCCAGCTCAACGGGACCGTCGTCGACGGTGTCGCTGGTGCTACGCCGCTGAACGTCTTCAAACACGGCGGCACAGACGCTCTCTTCAATCTCTTCGGCACGAACGATTGGGGCACCATTTATCAGAGCCTGTTCTTCGGGTTCCGCAACGGCTCCCTCGGTGAAACCTCTACGGTCCTCCTCATCCTCGGCGGTTTGTGGCTGATCTACAAAGGTTACATCAACTGGCAGGTTCCGGTCATCATGATCGCTACTGTCGGTATCCTCATGGGTGCCATCTATGGCAGTGCCAACGTTGCACTCTTTGAAATGATGGCTGGCGGCCTCATCATCGGTGCTTTCTTCATGGCAACCGATATGGTCACCGCTCCGATTACCCTCAAAGGCCAGATGATCTTCGCTCTGGGCTGCGGCCTCATTACGGTCCTCATCCGTACACTCGGCGGCTATCCTGAAGGGGTTTGCTACTCCATCTTGCTCATGAATACCTTGACTCCGCTCATCGACCGTCTGGTCAAACCGACCGTCTTTGGCGCAGTAAAAAAGGGGGCTAAATAA
- the rnfB gene encoding RnfABCDGE type electron transport complex subunit B, whose protein sequence is MDYSFIAIMAVVIMACIGIVFGFILASADKKFAMEENPLIGEVKEALPQGQCGACGFAGCAKYAEAVVLDPNVPPNLCVPGKAEVAAVVAKLTGKVAEATEPKYAHIKCRGGNGIAKLAYEYKGIHDCAAAKIVQQGPKFCKFGCLGFGNCTRACPFGAMSMGENGLPVVNKTLCTGCGKCASVCPNHVIELLPVSAKVSISCSSKDFGAPAMKNCKALCLGCGSCMRNCSHQEEGAIKIIDHLAVVNQDICHNCDNATCLTKCPTGAINEMIKGSFKKEENVG, encoded by the coding sequence ATGGATTACTCGTTCATTGCAATCATGGCCGTCGTTATCATGGCCTGCATCGGTATCGTCTTCGGCTTTATCCTTGCAAGTGCTGATAAGAAGTTTGCCATGGAAGAAAACCCGCTCATCGGCGAAGTAAAAGAAGCACTTCCTCAGGGCCAGTGCGGTGCCTGCGGTTTCGCCGGTTGTGCAAAATATGCGGAAGCCGTCGTCCTCGACCCGAACGTTCCGCCTAACCTCTGTGTTCCTGGTAAAGCTGAAGTCGCTGCTGTCGTCGCTAAATTGACGGGCAAAGTCGCTGAAGCTACGGAACCGAAATATGCTCACATCAAATGCCGCGGCGGCAATGGCATTGCCAAACTGGCTTATGAATACAAAGGTATTCATGACTGCGCGGCTGCTAAAATCGTCCAGCAGGGTCCGAAATTCTGTAAGTTCGGCTGTCTTGGCTTCGGCAACTGCACGCGTGCCTGCCCGTTCGGTGCTATGAGCATGGGCGAAAATGGCCTGCCGGTCGTCAACAAGACGCTCTGCACGGGCTGCGGCAAATGCGCTTCTGTTTGCCCGAACCACGTCATCGAACTCCTGCCGGTCAGTGCCAAAGTCAGCATCAGCTGTAGCTCCAAAGATTTCGGCGCTCCGGCTATGAAGAACTGCAAGGCCCTGTGCCTCGGCTGCGGTTCCTGCATGCGTAACTGCTCGCACCAGGAAGAAGGAGCTATCAAGATCATCGACCATCTGGCTGTCGTCAACCAGGACATCTGCCACAACTGTGACAATGCAACCTGCCTGACCAAGTGCCCGACCGGTGCCATCAACGAAATGATCAAAGGTTCTTTCAAGAAAGAAGAAAACGTAGGTTAA
- a CDS encoding FAD:protein FMN transferase, translating into MDTTVSLRASGKEAKEAVDEGFDRLDQLDKLAGQNEDSDVSRINAAAGREYVQVDPAVYEMIEYAKDYSAKSQGEWDITVGVMTNLWRIGNDDQHVPSADEISRALMKVNYKDILLRPEDHSVMLAKAGMAIDLGGVAKGYAVDEIRKIYEKHHIESGLINLGASSMYAVGKTSKGKPWRIGIKHPRSDDDKAFLGIVSIENQALSTSGDYERYFIQDGVRYHHIFDPRTGYPARSGVMSDSIIIDGSVPHAGMLSDMMTTIVFVLGPQKGMELVNSMEGVDCEITGTDNAVYMTQGFKDNFSDLNGDFHFSE; encoded by the coding sequence ATGGATACGACGGTGTCCCTGCGGGCGTCGGGGAAAGAAGCCAAAGAAGCAGTCGACGAAGGTTTCGACCGCCTGGATCAGCTGGATAAACTGGCCGGCCAGAATGAAGACAGCGATGTGAGCCGTATCAATGCGGCTGCCGGCAGGGAATACGTCCAGGTCGACCCGGCTGTTTATGAAATGATCGAATATGCCAAGGATTATTCTGCCAAGAGCCAGGGCGAATGGGACATCACGGTCGGCGTCATGACCAATTTGTGGCGCATCGGCAATGACGACCAGCACGTACCCTCAGCCGATGAGATTTCCCGGGCCTTGATGAAGGTCAACTATAAGGACATCCTCCTGCGGCCGGAAGACCACAGCGTCATGCTGGCGAAAGCAGGTATGGCCATCGACTTGGGCGGTGTCGCCAAAGGCTATGCGGTCGACGAAATCCGTAAGATCTATGAAAAGCACCACATTGAAAGCGGTCTCATCAATCTCGGCGCCAGCTCGATGTATGCCGTCGGCAAGACGAGTAAAGGCAAGCCCTGGCGCATCGGCATCAAGCATCCCCGGTCTGACGATGATAAGGCTTTCCTGGGCATCGTATCCATCGAGAACCAGGCCCTGTCCACGTCAGGCGACTACGAACGCTATTTCATCCAGGATGGCGTCCGCTACCACCACATCTTCGATCCCCGCACGGGTTATCCGGCCCGGTCCGGCGTCATGAGCGATTCCATCATCATCGACGGCTCGGTACCCCATGCCGGCATGCTCAGCGACATGATGACGACCATCGTCTTCGTCCTGGGGCCGCAGAAAGGGATGGAACTGGTGAACAGCATGGAAGGCGTCGACTGTGAAATCACGGGCACTGATAATGCCGTCTATATGACTCAGGGATTCAAGGATAATTTTTCCGATCTGAACGGTGATTTTCATTTTTCAGAATAA
- a CDS encoding IS1182 family transposase yields the protein MPNKINHVKYTKTYTPRQLVLPLDYGISLEQDRLVCIVDALLERLDYSALQHLYSVKGRNPKVPPKILFKVRVFAAAQGVYSLRSISEQCRVNIEYMWLLEGYPAPSHMTFGRFFHRIPIEVLRHLFAQFVHQLSLLDSVDFTEWYIDGTKMEANANRYTFVWRKRVEKGIAKLKEKRRQIQEQMLAFTGMDTCTLDDDELLRSAADVCQGNGITFVQGSGHRKTVEQKLFEEVAAIREKQQEYDAHLTILGTRNSYSKTDPDATFMRMKEDHMKNGQLKPAYNLQLAVQSEYIIGLGLFPNPTDTRTLIPFLTALESEYGRLADHIVADAGYDSEENMDWIEKKGSTVCIKPREYEYRKTSAFKKKIGHRSNMAYDADSDTYTCAKGRKLHFITEKKQRDRASGYERTVRIYQCENCQYCGKRNQCQPTRTGKKPTQNKMVQYNPYYQSLLDRDYDFIHSEKGIQLRINRSIQIEGAFGTVKGNYEYRRVRHKGKESVEKELLFMAFGFNLRKYRSRRDTDRLQQHYLEKEETHTVAC from the coding sequence ATGCCAAACAAAATCAACCACGTAAAGTATACCAAAACTTACACTCCGAGGCAACTCGTTTTGCCATTGGATTATGGCATTTCACTAGAACAAGATCGGTTGGTTTGTATCGTAGATGCATTATTAGAAAGGTTGGATTATTCAGCATTACAGCATCTCTACTCTGTTAAAGGCAGAAATCCTAAGGTACCGCCCAAGATCTTGTTCAAAGTGAGGGTCTTTGCTGCAGCCCAGGGCGTATATTCCCTGCGCAGTATCAGCGAACAATGCCGTGTCAATATAGAATATATGTGGTTGCTGGAAGGGTATCCGGCTCCCAGCCACATGACGTTTGGCCGTTTCTTTCACCGGATTCCCATAGAAGTGCTCCGCCATTTGTTTGCCCAGTTTGTGCATCAACTGTCTTTGCTGGATTCCGTAGATTTTACAGAATGGTATATTGATGGGACCAAGATGGAAGCCAACGCGAACCGCTATACGTTTGTCTGGCGCAAGCGAGTGGAAAAAGGGATCGCTAAGCTAAAGGAAAAACGGCGGCAAATCCAGGAACAGATGCTAGCTTTCACGGGCATGGATACCTGTACACTGGATGACGATGAATTACTCCGGTCTGCCGCAGACGTATGCCAAGGAAACGGCATCACATTCGTGCAAGGGTCTGGCCACCGAAAAACAGTCGAACAAAAACTATTTGAAGAAGTGGCAGCCATCCGGGAGAAACAGCAAGAATATGATGCCCACCTGACCATACTGGGCACACGGAACAGTTATTCCAAGACCGATCCCGATGCTACATTTATGCGCATGAAAGAAGACCACATGAAAAACGGGCAGCTGAAGCCGGCCTACAATCTTCAGTTAGCCGTACAGTCTGAATATATTATCGGACTGGGTCTATTCCCGAATCCAACAGATACCCGGACCTTGATCCCGTTTTTGACGGCATTGGAATCAGAGTATGGAAGACTGGCAGATCATATCGTGGCGGATGCCGGATATGACAGTGAAGAGAATATGGACTGGATAGAAAAGAAAGGAAGCACGGTATGCATCAAGCCACGGGAGTATGAATACCGGAAGACGTCTGCCTTCAAGAAAAAAATCGGGCACCGAAGCAATATGGCCTATGACGCAGACAGCGATACCTATACCTGTGCCAAAGGAAGGAAGCTGCATTTCATAACGGAAAAAAAGCAGCGCGATAGGGCCAGCGGATATGAACGGACCGTACGAATTTACCAATGTGAAAACTGTCAGTATTGTGGAAAACGGAATCAATGCCAGCCGACCCGTACAGGAAAGAAACCAACACAGAATAAAATGGTACAGTACAATCCTTACTACCAATCCTTATTGGACAGGGACTACGACTTCATTCATAGTGAAAAAGGAATCCAGTTGCGGATTAACCGCTCCATACAGATAGAAGGGGCGTTTGGAACAGTAAAGGGAAACTACGAATACCGCCGAGTGAGACATAAGGGAAAAGAAAGTGTAGAAAAGGAACTGTTGTTCATGGCATTCGGCTTTAATCTGAGAAAATACCGAAGTCGCCGGGATACGGACCGATTACAACAACACTATTTAGAAAAAGAAGAAACACATACAGTAGCCTGCTAA
- a CDS encoding Lrp/AsnC family transcriptional regulator, giving the protein MDHIDDKILTILKHNGKASATEISKVVGLSIPAVAERIRKMEHNGIIEGYGAKISRRKTGYNVTAFIMVNLERSGDVEEFRSKIVQYPEVLECHHVVGAFDYLLKVLVKTPDDLEHFLMQVLNEIPTVASSQTFMCLSTLKEEWNV; this is encoded by the coding sequence ATGGATCATATTGATGACAAAATTTTAACGATACTCAAACACAATGGCAAGGCTTCGGCTACGGAAATCAGCAAGGTCGTCGGCCTGTCCATCCCGGCTGTTGCCGAACGTATCCGCAAGATGGAACACAACGGCATCATTGAAGGCTACGGTGCCAAGATAAGCCGCCGCAAGACCGGCTATAACGTGACGGCTTTCATCATGGTCAACCTCGAACGGTCTGGCGATGTCGAAGAATTTCGCTCGAAAATCGTCCAGTACCCGGAAGTATTGGAATGCCATCACGTCGTCGGCGCCTTTGACTACTTATTGAAAGTCCTGGTCAAGACGCCAGATGACCTGGAACACTTCCTCATGCAGGTCCTGAACGAAATCCCGACCGTCGCCTCGTCGCAGACCTTCATGTGCCTGTCGACACTCAAAGAAGAATGGAACGTGTAA
- the rsxE gene encoding electron transport complex subunit RsxE, with protein MNLWKVFTRGIIEENPYFVLALSLCPGLAVTTSVINGLTMGCTVWFVITANNTVVSIIHKLINKKVRIPVYITCIATIVTCVQLFLQAYAPDLYKALGVYLDLVVVFAIILARAESVASKNGVVVSFLDGMGMGIGFTIAMFMISFVREILGNGTFFGMEVFGPSYQPALIMALPPGAFMLIGFIMAGFKIWNEHVERQRQLKGSEG; from the coding sequence ATGAATCTTTGGAAAGTATTTACTAGAGGCATTATTGAAGAAAACCCGTACTTCGTCCTGGCCCTGAGCCTGTGCCCTGGCCTTGCCGTCACGACAAGCGTCATCAATGGTCTGACCATGGGCTGCACAGTATGGTTCGTTATCACGGCTAACAACACAGTCGTTTCCATCATCCACAAGTTGATCAACAAAAAAGTCCGTATCCCTGTTTACATCACCTGTATCGCTACCATCGTAACCTGCGTACAGCTGTTCTTACAGGCCTATGCTCCGGATTTGTACAAAGCCTTGGGCGTATACCTCGACTTGGTCGTCGTATTTGCTATCATCCTGGCTCGTGCTGAATCGGTTGCATCGAAAAACGGCGTCGTCGTTTCCTTCCTCGACGGCATGGGCATGGGCATTGGCTTCACCATTGCTATGTTCATGATTTCCTTCGTCCGTGAAATCCTCGGCAACGGCACTTTCTTTGGCATGGAAGTCTTCGGTCCGTCCTATCAGCCTGCTCTGATCATGGCACTGCCGCCTGGAGCTTTCATGCTCATCGGTTTCATCATGGCCGGCTTCAAGATCTGGAATGAACATGTTGAAAGACAGAGACAACTGAAAGGGAGTGAAGGATAA
- a CDS encoding electron transport complex protein RnfA, protein MEYFTLFIGAVLINNFVLTKFLGLCIFFGVSKNLNASVGMGFAVTAVITLSTILAWCLYNWVLVPLNLTFLRTISFVILIASFVQLLEIVIKKESPTLYNMWGIYLMLIATNCIVLSVPVISVTSGYNFLENIVFAVGAGLGFALALILMASCREKLDYADVPHAMKGTPIAFIIAGMMSLAFLGFSGMI, encoded by the coding sequence ATGGAATACTTTACGCTGTTCATCGGGGCTGTCTTGATTAACAACTTCGTATTGACCAAGTTCCTCGGTTTGTGTATCTTCTTCGGCGTTTCCAAGAACCTGAACGCCTCTGTCGGCATGGGCTTCGCCGTTACTGCCGTCATCACTTTGAGTACTATCCTGGCATGGTGCCTTTACAACTGGGTCCTCGTACCGCTTAACCTGACCTTCTTGCGGACGATTTCCTTTGTTATCTTGATCGCAAGTTTCGTACAGTTACTGGAAATCGTCATCAAGAAAGAATCGCCGACATTGTATAACATGTGGGGCATTTACCTCATGCTGATCGCTACGAACTGTATCGTATTGTCCGTCCCGGTCATCAGTGTCACCAGCGGTTATAACTTCCTGGAAAACATCGTCTTCGCCGTTGGCGCAGGCCTCGGTTTCGCCCTGGCTCTGATTCTCATGGCAAGCTGCCGTGAAAAATTGGACTATGCCGATGTTCCTCATGCTATGAAAGGCACACCGATCGCTTTCATCATCGCCGGCATGATGTCCCTGGCATTCCTCGGCTTCTCCGGTATGATTTAA
- a CDS encoding RnfABCDGE type electron transport complex subunit G, producing MADKNESGIFKVAMNLVLTCLVSGCIIGAVFFITGPTATAKAEQMKQDSMKSLVPQAEKFVPVQGEKDTFIAEQGGKKVAYIIPTAPKGYGGPIKMLTAVSMDGKVLDYTVLEANETPGLGDRGAKSPFKDQFKGKKLENLEVTKDHGVKDKIQAMTGATISSRAFTLGVKQAVEKAAQLGGK from the coding sequence ATGGCAGACAAAAACGAAAGCGGGATCTTCAAGGTTGCGATGAACCTTGTCCTCACCTGCCTGGTTTCCGGCTGTATCATCGGCGCTGTCTTCTTCATTACCGGCCCGACCGCTACGGCTAAAGCAGAACAGATGAAACAGGATTCCATGAAATCACTCGTTCCGCAGGCTGAAAAATTCGTTCCCGTCCAGGGCGAAAAAGATACCTTCATCGCTGAACAGGGCGGCAAAAAAGTTGCTTATATCATTCCGACGGCTCCGAAAGGCTACGGCGGCCCCATCAAGATGCTGACGGCTGTTTCCATGGACGGCAAAGTCCTGGACTACACGGTCCTCGAAGCCAACGAAACTCCGGGCCTCGGTGACAGAGGTGCTAAATCTCCGTTTAAAGATCAGTTCAAAGGCAAGAAACTGGAAAACCTGGAAGTCACTAAAGACCATGGCGTAAAGGATAAGATCCAGGCCATGACCGGTGCTACCATTTCTTCCCGTGCTTTCACTTTGGGCGTTAAGCAGGCTGTTGAAAAAGCAGCACAGTTAGGGGGTAAATAA
- a CDS encoding ATP-binding protein produces the protein MIRKIIQIDSEKCNGCGACATACHEGAIAMVDGKARLMRDDYCDGLGDCLPHCPTNAITFIEREAVAYDEEAVKKHMAAQGRVYRGRCPGSQARCLEPAETVPASTPDMPSRLSQWPVQLKLVPPHAPYFNGASLLIAADCTAYAYARFHEDFIKGRITLIGCPKLDDIDYAEKLTEIIRQNDIQDLTLVRMEVPCCGGLEMAAKRALQQSGKAIPMNVYTISLDGKIKA, from the coding sequence ATGATACGTAAAATTATACAGATTGATTCAGAAAAATGCAATGGCTGCGGCGCCTGCGCCACGGCCTGTCACGAAGGAGCCATCGCCATGGTCGACGGTAAAGCCCGTCTCATGCGCGACGACTACTGCGACGGCTTAGGCGACTGCCTGCCTCACTGCCCGACAAATGCCATCACCTTTATCGAACGCGAAGCCGTCGCCTACGACGAAGAAGCCGTCAAGAAGCACATGGCCGCCCAGGGAAGGGTCTACCGTGGCCGCTGCCCGGGCAGCCAGGCACGCTGCCTCGAACCGGCAGAAACAGTGCCGGCAAGCACGCCCGACATGCCATCGCGCCTGAGCCAGTGGCCGGTTCAGCTGAAGCTGGTCCCGCCCCATGCGCCTTACTTCAACGGCGCCAGCCTGCTCATCGCCGCCGACTGCACGGCCTATGCCTACGCCCGTTTCCATGAAGACTTCATCAAAGGGCGCATCACCCTCATCGGCTGTCCCAAACTCGACGACATCGATTACGCCGAAAAATTGACAGAAATCATCCGTCAGAACGATATCCAGGACCTCACCCTGGTCCGCATGGAAGTCCCGTGCTGCGGCGGGCTGGAAATGGCCGCCAAAAGAGCCCTCCAGCAAAGCGGCAAGGCGATTCCCATGAACGTATACACCATCAGTTTGGATGGGAAAATAAAGGCATAG
- a CDS encoding Crp/Fnr family transcriptional regulator, with protein MEPYLSLIKKSPLFCGITEADVLPLLEHLKVRKKKYQKGEFLFYSGDTVPYIGLVLDGAVHIIQEDYWGNRNILSQIPAGFFFGEAFACLPESLATVDVVAASDTVIMQVHVDNVLHAGQVLTPAQARFMSNLLAMMAEKNRLLTEKIRYLTQRSTRQKIVLYLSDLARKKGKATFSLPFNRQQMADFLSVDRSALSAELSKMKKEGLIDYRKDKFTLLQ; from the coding sequence ATGGAACCCTATCTTTCCCTTATCAAAAAATCACCGCTTTTTTGTGGTATTACTGAAGCCGATGTCCTGCCGCTCCTGGAGCACTTGAAGGTGCGCAAAAAAAAGTATCAGAAAGGGGAATTTCTCTTTTATTCCGGCGATACTGTCCCCTATATCGGATTGGTTCTGGACGGCGCCGTCCATATCATCCAGGAAGATTACTGGGGCAATCGCAATATCCTGTCCCAGATCCCGGCGGGCTTCTTCTTTGGCGAAGCCTTTGCCTGTCTGCCTGAGTCACTGGCTACGGTCGACGTCGTGGCCGCGTCGGATACGGTCATCATGCAGGTCCACGTCGATAACGTCCTCCATGCCGGCCAGGTGCTGACGCCGGCCCAGGCCCGCTTCATGAGCAACCTCCTGGCCATGATGGCCGAAAAGAACCGTCTCCTGACCGAAAAGATACGCTACCTGACCCAGCGGTCGACGCGCCAGAAAATCGTCCTCTATTTGTCCGACCTGGCCCGCAAGAAAGGCAAGGCCACGTTCAGCCTGCCCTTCAACCGCCAGCAGATGGCCGACTTCCTTTCCGTAGACCGCAGCGCCTTATCGGCCGAACTGAGCAAGATGAAGAAAGAAGGCCTCATCGATTACCGAAAGGATAAATTCACTTTGCTGCAATAG